In the Maniola hyperantus chromosome 13, iAphHyp1.2, whole genome shotgun sequence genome, agaagctggtagtgcctagtggtatagattaagcaacacagtcagtggtcacttactcagttatcataatttttttcaggcaatggtgatacagtgctgcattcatttcttcatcctgacaaagatatggattgggatatgttgtgaactcgagctcttggaccccgtgcagagacaaataaaataatgaacggtgccagattagatttataagaagcagatggtgatataattaaaatgtctgaatctaatctactttaacaaaacaatacataaaaaatcatcaaactgttgttttattttatgaagcagatggtgatataattaaaatgtctgaatctaatctactttaataaaagaatacataaaaaatcatcaaactgttgttttatttgcctaaataatttaaattccaaagtaatttccaaagctaaatcaattaaatcagaaaatgatttgacttttggacattactttggggaataattttagaagttcccctaagagcctagtggttaggatgtccacctctgaataattgaaggttgggggttcaattctaggtacgcatctctaagagttatgtgcgttttaaacaattaattatacttaacttgatttagcggtgaaggaaacatcatgaggaaatctgcatgcctgagagttctccatattgttttcaaaggagtcaaaggtatactattatgttcagcttgtcgctggctcactatagagtacggttctcttgagtgtgagaagagttttggccatagtctaccatgctggccaaatgcggattggtagacttcacttcacacacctttgataacattttggagaactctcaggcatgcaggtttccacacaatgttttccatcaccgttaaagcaatgatatttaattatttagttaaaatgcacatgactgttctccaagaagttataggtgcgtgtaaaaagtactctgtgattctcgtttctcagtgttagtatacctctatatttaatgtactctgtgcatcaaacctactaatgaaagagtcatcacatattcttttaaaagtacttatgagacttacattaatctaaaaatacttttatactattatactagcttctaaaattaataattgatttcttatctagcagaagaattactatagccttttttaatccctttcataactttattttaattaatatgagtagtaaaacgatttgcggatagcttatgtcactgataaaaacacctctcgagttgtttcaatgaaaacctcatttgacgtaacatttgtcgaggttcttatatgacatcaaacttcaaaacgcgtccgcaatagcatttttcatacaataaattttatcgatagtgtaaatgaactgtcaaaacatttttttgtccacatctatcctttgtggactgtctcaccgaaccgtgataggaaaaccatattttgacattgatgctgtcattaaatgatagatgcagtcgattcgcaatcggcctgcagtatatataatgtactctgtgatcaTAATTGAAAGTGAAGGAAGCAAAAGCAAGTTTTcggtgttttatttattttctcatTTAAATCTACTGCGACTATTCTTTTGTCTTTTGATACGGCTTAATTGTGATGGAGTTAATAACACATGTATTTTGGGAATAATGGATATAATACTGTACAAAAGTAGATAAGCCAAAATCAAAGATgaagttactatttattttattaattgcgtTGGAGACCTTTGTATTAGGAGCGGAGAATAAGGATAGAAAGGTGAAGTGGTTTATGAGAGCATTAAATATTAAAGTGCAAGGTGAAATGAATGTGAATTGAATAGTATGTAATTGTTTTGCAGGAGATCACGGAAATTTCTAGGACTTTGGACGACCGGCCGCTGTTGTTTGCCACGTTAGGCGGCGGCATGGTGGCTGTGGAGCCGCAATCGGGAAATATTATATGGAAACTAAAAGATGGTAAAACAACTATTTTGTACATGTGCTTTTGTATCATCTTCATTACCTGTAGAAAAAAACCTGTAAAAAACTTATACATTATTGCATGAACTTTATGACTTTTTGTGGATGTATTATAACAATCATCATATATTCTATGTTTGttcgaataggtacctacctattagaacAAACATTACACAACAATAAATTAgatgtttataaaataataacaaactaaTTTCTGAGTGTCTGAGTTAAGAGTGTCTGATGcaacttatgattaattttttttcttaaataatatgttgataatttttttttgcacatCACTTTTGATAAGTTTTTGAACATACTTAAAAATACCTGTAGGGTCTGTCACAAAATTAATCCACATTCAATTTATTTACAATCTTAGCTATATTATAACAAGGTTACAGAGTCATTTAAATTTTGATGTATACCTATATGTAGCTCTAACTAAAAGTCTGCATCAATAAACAACATCTCATAATCTTAACAGCAATCagaaatgtaaataatttttaaatacatatatcaaaaattgcagatcTGGCGGGCAGATGTGGGTTCAAATTCTGCCAGTTTTGCAATTATtgatatggatttaaaaaatatgaagtgtacgtaaaactaaaaattataaatcagTAATGTAGTCAGTTCAACTTCCAGCTGTTCGACGATATTCCTGCCCGCTCCTCCCACTAGTTATGCTTGAGTTCCAAGGAAAAGGAGAATATTAAGTAATCGTGTATGGGATGTTAAaagaacctacatgcaaaatttcatgatcatgataaatgtcagtcagtcagttcttCTTTTAGACATggctagcttatgctagcgacttcgtccttgtggtatacacaaatttcaaatccctgttttaccctcttaggggttgaattttcaaaaatcttttcttagcggatgtctacgtcatataggataagtcagtcagtcagtcaggttttccttttatatattttgccTTCTACATTATTaggttgttttattttttatttacctactatatttatttatgataaCATCATAGAATTTGCCCTAAAAAGAGATTTTTCAAGGTTCGTAACtctaaaacaaatataaaaCTATGTTGTTTATTGTTGGGCATAGATAATAAGATAATTGGATATGATATCTGACCTAgaacaataaaaatagaatatttaATCAGTGTAATATGATGATATCTGAAATTTGGGCCAAAATGGCCTAAATTTTACATTCAATAAAGAAACTCATTTAGTCGAAGTAAGCTACTTAGTGCAAATCAGgacaaataattaatacaaCCACAAATGATTAACTTAATCTATGACTATATCTACATAACGCCCAGTTCAGGTGCCTGGCACgttttttattatcatttttagggttctgtacatctagagaaaaaagaaacccttataggatcagttcgtCGCCTGTCTTGCAAGACCCACCAAGGGAATTAAAACCtataagggtacttcccgttgatctagaatcctgtaatttggcaggtagaaatGTCTTAGTAGCACATGCAAAGGAAAAAAtgcgaaaaccgtgagtttgtggatcacaaaaaaataacaatttttgcGATATCCGTGATGTGCGAACAATTTACCCTACAACtttctacggaaccctcagtacgccagtccgactcgcatttggccggttttttatcaatGCGTTTAAATGTTGACGCCCTTATCGTTGAGCCGGCTTCGTTCCACATGGCCGGCAACGTGGAGTTATCAACTAAGACACCTCGCGGCGCGTACTACCGTCATAAATAAATACGTTTAGGGTGTCCATATCATACGTTTTTCACTGGGACAGaatggggaaatccaaaaccatagaAGATACTTACTGTCTTAGAAACCATTAGgtctttttttgtgaaaacaattttggcgTATAAGTAGTAATTTTTTGGTCAAGCGCGAGTTGtccatcaaaataaataaaaccgattttttaaaatgcTGATAGACTGTTTCATGTCCTAAATGATCCTTTCATTTCATAGTATCGGAAGAACCACATTacaaccaatagatgtccactgttcgacataggtctcttttgtaggaacttccacacgcacAGTCTGGCGCCGCGCCatctgaatctagcggctccctgcgactcgtttgatgtcgtctatctagcgtcttccaacgctgcgttttccggtgcgaggtcgccattctagcaccttgagacccaacgtctatcggtttttcgaactatgtacatgattatgtgccctgcccattgcccctttcgcaacccgttaattTACATCGGCTACTCTGGTTCCCCTTcgggtctcctcatttctgattagatCACGTGCACAAATAACAAAGTAGCTTCCTGAAAACGTGTATATTTGGCACACCTTGTCtcctgtaaaattatattatgtatacgaGACTGCGGGCGGCAACCGCTAAAATATCGTTGCCGACGGGTTTtcaatgaatattaattaagatAATAGTAACAATTTTAgatatgcaaaaaaataattgcaCTTGCGACAATGAAAATCGTATCAATCCGATACCTATTTCAACGAACGTATTATTAGGTATGCCATGAAAATTGCTTTCCAAGAGAATTGAAGCGTTAACAATAAGATTTAATtctacataagtacctactaaataatataatatttgaaagCATTTTCTGTTTTATTATTCTGACCCAGAATGGATATGATAATGGATGGATACGAATGTATAGCAAACGTCCGACTCAAGACTAACTAtcactacctatacctacagtttattacctaatattatgtataatgtatattatattcataaacCTTTTATAAAGCTCTATGattatatttacctattatttattaccGTTTCACTGAAACAGAGGATTGTGGGAGGGTGACAGGTGAcgtaaaaatcaaggaattcaaCGTCGCTATCATTCTCCGGCAACTCGTAGGTTGTTTCGGTCAAGCAGTACACTTACAGCACAATATAAAGAGAGACAGAATAACCCGACCCCTTTGATCTCATGGTAAATGACAACCACGACAACCCTTCAATATAGCGCCCTAACTACGTAGGTACGTTCGTGTCGCCCTTTAGTCCCGCGGGGTggttacgtatctcgcgacaggcttgcgacaggcgtaaatctcgcgattattgctgtcaaacgtcacacgtaactacggctagagagagagacaacaatagccacaaagcaaaataagaagaagaagagagacagcaaatgaactgtcgcattgctactgctgtcgctactgcaacgttttacgtaatcacctcgCCGGACTTtccgcacgattgctctgtctagacggcTTACATACTCTTTGTAGACGGCTTAGTCAAACCTCTGTATGTAATATCCTTACTGTGTGCCTATTGTTTTATCATAAATCGCAAGGTTTAATTTATAGATTACTAAATAAGTTTTGAAGATAAATAATTTGCTATCTATTAGTTATACTAACAGTAAACAAGTAAACAAATATGTATATGGAAGAATCTTATTTCCTTATTCTTATCACCAGCAATAATATTGACATTAAGAAAAATTGTCTTCtatctatattatacttatactaatattataaatgcggaagtgtgtttgtttatcctTCCTTCACCCCCTAACTGAGCAAccaattgacttgatttttggtacagggatagttGAAAgcacggagagtaacataggctactttttatactggaaaatcaaagaactcccacgggatttttaataactaataaaataaataatctacactaatattataaagaggaaaactttgtttgtttgtttgtactgaataggctcaaaaactactggaccgattttaaaaattctttcaccattcgaaagctacattatccacgagtaacataggctatattttattttggaaaaaaatagggttccgtaagatatttgggtttttcggacacaaggtgtaaaaaatcaaccagaaaagttacttattttgcgtacgctgcctaaactataaaagatagaaccataaaatgttctaattaattgtagatcttataaatatctacaaaaaagtccgcgacacactatacccatctatgtcgagtgaggcacagcaaccatttttttatttaaaaatcttgaattttttttggactacatttaaacgcgtttattttactcatgctattaatccttatcaaaataaatgatttcatcactaagaacagtttatggagataatatttggtctttgaatgattaaaattggacgtttggttttgaagttatggcgaaattaaaatattacgatttctgctgcacggcccgatgtcgttaagtttgtttgtagggggtaatctttagaactactgaaccgattttaaaaattctttcaccagtagaaagctacattattcctgagtgacataggctatacgggatctttaaaaacctaaatctacgcgggcgaagccgcggggatcagctagtaataaataatagggATGAAGTcaagggcatcagctagtaagtataaTAGAATGCATAGATAtaagtataaaagaaaaagatcaACCACAGAGTATATggttggttcttctcggtaggaaatgCATTTCAAATCAGTCGTAGATTCAGTGAtggttcaaaagcacttgtaaaagtttatgctAGCTAGTATGTCATATTACTGTTAATcgaatttttgaaaagagcaaccgccgagtttcttgctggttcttcttagTAGGTAAGGTATTCTGAAatatggtagatgcatctgatgattcaaaagtaggtaggtaggtagtagagaTTCAAAagacttgtgaaagtttatttgaatataaatatttttttctattcttGATTTCGATAATCCAAAAGTCTGTACAACTTATATCTTttcagaaccagtggtaaaAGTACCAAATCAGCATGCCAACTTGATGCCCCAATTTTTACCTGATCCAAGACATGGGTTTCTGTACATGTATGGGCCTAGAGGGGACAAGCAGATGCTTAAGAAGTTACCTTTTACCATACCAGAGTTGGTTGCCAATGCGCCGTGTCGGTCGACGGAAGGGATTTTGTATACGGGGAAGAAAAGTGATACATGGTTCATATTGGATCCCTTGACAGGAACGAGGGAGCAAGTTTCaggtaaattaaaaaaccggccaagtgcgattcagactcgcgcactgagggttccgtagtacagtcgtatttttcgacgttttgcacgataattcaaaaactatgatgcataaaataaaatataaaaatctgttccagaatgcacagatgaagacctttcatattatgataccccacttgatatagttatcttacttcgaaaattgaaaatactaattattagtttatgaccacaatttttttttgtgtgatgtgaccacaaattcacggttttcagatttttcccctaaagccagcccacctacccgccaaatttcatgattctaggtcaacgggaagtaccctgtaggtttcttgactgacagacagatagacagacagcaaagtgatcctataagggttccgtttttccttttgaggtacggaaccctaaaaattatgagTACTTAATATCATGTTGCGTTATGTTCAAGCCAGTATTAGACGAAGATTCTTAAGAAATAGAGTTTGTTGTCGCACTttgtcagcgtggtagactatggctaaacccttctcattctgagaggagactcgtgctcagtaatgagccggcaatgggttggtcataagaaagctcaaagtcactcagcgggcgatggagagagctatgcttggagtttctttacgtgatcaaatcagaaatgaggagatccgtaggagaactagagtaaccaacatagctcaacgggttgcgaagctgaagtggcaatgagcagggcacatagttcgtactaccgatagacgttggggtcccaaggtgctggaatggtgacctcgcaccggaagacgcagcgttagaagaccctccactaggtggacggacgacatcagacgagtcgcagggagccgttggatccaggcggcgcaggaccgtggcgtgtggaagtccctacaagagacctatgtccagcagtggacgtctattgatgatgatgacgatgatgaatgggttgatgaagatgatgaccTTATTTTTGTTCCAGGCTTTGATACATCAAAGATATTCAAGAGTGAGGAAGATAACACGTGCCCGCCGGACAAGAAGCGCGGTGTTTTCGTCGCGCGGACCGAGTACAACATCCTGATGCACGACGCGAACAATGACAATCAGAAGTGGAATGTCACATTCTTCGACTACACTTCCCACGCCATGGGCAAAGAAATGCTAAACGATTATGGTATGTACAGTTTTTTAAGCTTTCAGATTGGTATGTGATGTATTTTGCATTTTGTCAACTTACCTTCAGTAATCAAAGGTACATATAGCACTCTGGCTATGTTtatcgataaatcacccactgcacaGGTTTAAGGTAATTGATATTTTCCTTACGCAAGCACTGTGCACTGTAAACTCTCCTAAGCGGTTGTAGTCATtgacctattataaaatatgtcaaTAGTTCTAGCTTTATTAGTATAGGATAGATGTTAATGAGAGTATTATGTTGGTCGATGCTGTTATACCATAGATATGTAACTTTTATATTACGAGTATATATGGCGTATAAAATCCGTTTTCGGTGGTGAATAAGGCAGATGATACAAAACGTACGAAAGCAGAAGAGATAGCTAGCTAACCACGAAGCTAGGTGACCCAAATGTCTTTACTTCAAACGCGTAGCGTATCTAGTGTCTACTtgttttttacatattataaaactagttgATTCTTGCGACTTCGaataaaatcctgtggaaactcttatgattttccgggatataaagtagcctatgtcagtttTCAAGATGTTAGCTATatctgtacaaaattttgtcaaaatcggttacacggatgaaccgtgaaaaggtaccagacagacagacacatttttgtattaataatattagtacagatCATTGATGTGTGTACAAAAAATGAAGTTTCAGTGACTTATTTGAGTTACCTTGAGAGTGATATGTTTATACCGTATAGTACGATAAGTAGTACGATCGATACGGGTAATTACAGCtaggtattattaaaataactaataacTGTAACGCAAGTGTTTTtgtgaatattaaaaataactgtTGACATGGTTGGTTTCTATATAGTGTGCAACGTCGAGATATCAATCGGgatggggatgccccgcacaaccacacagcacccgcgctaacccgatgcggacgagcgcgggtgaggtgcaagtgtgcggggcatccctccagcctcataccccgattgctatctcaacctgtcgcgtactataggtataggtatattaaagTTGTCCGATTCGTGCCATTCACTGTTTGCATACCAACTTGGGAAGGTCGCGAACGAAAGATGAAAATGAActacatatataatatattctatcCATGGAGTAAGTTAatttgtatattgtatagagctctgtctgttacgtaatcccatacaaatgaaaaAGACAAAAAAGTCGGTGGGCGTTACCGATTTTGAGTGaccaatcaatcacaaataAGCCTATATTTTCTGTACTTACTAACTTGTTAAGTACAGaaccataaaaaaaattgcagtatCTTATAGCTCACAGGATTGGTTGATAAGTGCGCCTACTTTGTAAAGTAATCTGCTACTTTACAGGTTATCAATTTATATGGTAAATACAAAAATGTTATCATAGCTTTGTTTTTAGCAACAGAAATGCCTTTTGATATGTAAAAGATAGTGCACAATTTAAGTATACCATAAACAAAATCTCCTTGATTCTTTGATTGATTTGGATCGATCTTACGTTTTATGACGCCAGACGCTATGAAAAGTTCAGCCACTACcaaaagttttattaaataactagctgatgctcgcgacttcgtctgcgtggactacacaaatttcaaacccctatttcacccccttaggggttgaatttccaaaaaaacccttttttagcggatgcctacgtcttaatagctatctgcatggcaaattttagcctgatccgaccaatagtttgagctgtgcgtttatagatcagtcagtcagtcagtcagtcaatcagtcagtcagtcaccttttccttttatatatttagattattagtgTAAACCTCAGTTAAGCGTTGACTTAGTTCATAtttttgaataggtacctacttaaaataccgacaaagttaaatattaaatgcAACATGAAAACATATTATTAGCATATTAGCTATAAGTTATCTAATTCTATGCCTAGATATGTAGTACaaaagctgttggttttcccaataaaataaactataatagATCGTGTTGCAattctctttaaaaaaatattatgttcaatcTGTCAGCATGCAGTGGGCGTCAACCTTTGCTTTAACTAATTGATCTCTTATCACTGGACACGCCattcaatcttcatgaaattgTAATTGAATCTCTCTTTgttggtaggtataatacattTCACGTCAACTTCAAATGGGCGGGTAATGTCGTTCGATAGAAAAACTGGCGACCTTGTGTGGTCGCATAACTTCGAAACTCCAGTAATAGCGGCTTATTTGCTAGACAGAGAAGGGCTTATCTCTGTCCCTTTCAACTCGATTGGTGATGATACTTTGGACCATATTATGGAGGATGCCACTACTCTGACGAATGGCCAAGGGATTAAAAATTCGAATATTGAGTTATAGTAAGTATCCCTGCCTTAGTTGTAGAggagtttattatttaaaatgtgtagttttaaagtttcgcgggctcaaagatttttatatacaCATCTCTGAACCTAACATTgaaactacatatttttacaGAAACCGCCTTATCTTCTCCAAGTCGAATGTATTGAAATTTTATCCCATAAACAAAATAAGGCCGGGCTTTGTTATCAATACGAGTAAATAAAGATAAGCTCACATCACATCACATTTCGATATACATGCTTTGtgcttgccggctcttctcactAAAATTTGCTTTCCGAAACGATGGTAGAGTCGAGACATCATAAGTGGCACAagctgtcctacatgaaataaatacatttcatttacagtttttatttcattGCAGCCCCACTCTATACATTGGAGAGCACAACCACGGACTTTACGCTCTCTCATCACTTGTGGACAAAAACACTGTAACTATATCCACGGGGCATAGACCTCTTCTCTTAGAAGGTCCGGTCACAGAGACTCAGGCAAAAGGCGATAGGGACACATACGAGCCCTATAAAAACGTGCATTTTCAACTCAATGATATAAACTTACACGTGACACCTCCATACCTGCTACTAGGGCATTATAAAGTGCCAGAGCTCACTACGACATGGATACCGCTACTGCCAAATACGAATTTAATGAACCAAAATGTACCCCAAAACAACGGCATGAAACTGATAAATGGACAAGTTCATTCAGCTGAACAAGATGGCGAAAATGAAACTAAAAAGTCTAACTCCGTATCAGTGTCTGTCCAAACCGATGAATTGGAGATAAAGGAGTTCTATTTCAGACCTGATCTGTGGTACAAGCAGGCGTACATTTGGTTGCATCAGCAGGAGAATAAGGCCTTGAAAGTGTTGCTTATAATTCTAATGGGATTAGTCGTTACCATGTTCTGGTATCTGCGATATCAGGTTTGTATTGTACTGCCGTTTAAGTTTAAATGCTGTagtcggcaagaaatattgtacatcgacctgtcactcataccattgtgacgttctgtcggtctcaacgacagagacaacactctacgaaaACGCGatctctttctctctctaggtcgatgtacaattatTTTTCTGTCGagtgagcggggcgtcccctcgcctcataccctgattgccatctcaacctgtggcgCACCATACAAATACGCACTAATTTAATCGGAAAATTACACTATTCAGGTACCTTTAAtcaggtattttttatttttttttattcaggtttTCTTATCAATATGCGTATTAATATGCTTTATAAATATAATCCATTGataatttttgtatttgtaGTATTAAAAATTGCTAAACTGTAACaatatttgtatattattaattaatagttatctgtttaaattattatcgtaTTCAATACTTTGTACTACTTCTCAATACTTCCTAGTTCATCTATTTATTCAGGTGAATAATTAGACTTGTTTCCTatcacataagtaggtatacataagaAATTCCATATTAATCGCGCCATCATTACcccctacccctattataaacgcgaaagtgtgtttatttgttggtttattggtttgtccttcaatcacgtcgcaatgtagcaacggatcgacgggattttttgcatggatatagtcaaagacctggagagtgacataggctacttttaatcccggaaaattaaagggtttccacgggattttcaaaacctaagtccacgcggatgaagtcgcgggcatcagctagttcaaaataacGTGGCGCGTAGGCAACGACTTATAGTGGAAGGAAGCGCGCTAtggctgagatatttttacaccattcaaaaaaaagatttttgtacCAATCTATAGTTATACCCTTATGTTTTGATATTCTTAACGAGAATATTGTTTCTAGGCTCGCGAATTCCAACAACTTTCGCAAGGAGGGTCTCGTAGTTCGAACACATCGACTTCCTCTCAAGGAGAAGTGACCGGTCAGTTGATAGACGTGGGTGAAGGGGAAGTCCGCATCGGCAGGATTAGCTTCAACACTGACCAGGTGCTGGGAAAGGGCTGTGAAGGCACTTTTGTGTATAGGTAAGTGGTTTTGTAGTTAATTAAAAGATCCTCAGGAGGACTATGGTCACTGACGTAACCCAAACAATGGGCAAGTTGAGGACAGATGAGATCTTCTCATatctgggcgcgtttagaaccattgtagctttagttttaagtacgtattaattatcaccactatatcatcttacaaattaacaattttgaccatcagtaagcgtaaatttttacctattctgaataaataatttgagtttgagtctGATGGTCGTTGGAACCGGAAATTCCTAGATTGGTGGCCATGTGTaagtaagcgcagtgtagggaGACTTTCAGCACGTTGGAATTATATAAAGAGGGTGGCCGGAAGTGACTGGTAGACGGGCTACTAGCAGGCATGGCTCATTTG is a window encoding:
- the Ire1 gene encoding serine/threonine-protein kinase/endoribonuclease IRE1, whose translation is MKLLFILLIALETFVLGAENKDRKEITEISRTLDDRPLLFATLGGGMVAVEPQSGNIIWKLKDEPVVKVPNQHANLMPQFLPDPRHGFLYMYGPRGDKQMLKKLPFTIPELVANAPCRSTEGILYTGKKSDTWFILDPLTGTREQVSGFDTSKIFKSEEDNTCPPDKKRGVFVARTEYNILMHDANNDNQKWNVTFFDYTSHAMGKEMLNDYGIIHFTSTSNGRVMSFDRKTGDLVWSHNFETPVIAAYLLDREGLISVPFNSIGDDTLDHIMEDATTLTNGQGIKNSNIELYPTLYIGEHNHGLYALSSLVDKNTVTISTGHRPLLLEGPVTETQAKGDRDTYEPYKNVHFQLNDINLHVTPPYLLLGHYKVPELTTTWIPLLPNTNLMNQNVPQNNGMKLINGQVHSAEQDGENETKKSNSVSVSVQTDELEIKEFYFRPDLWYKQAYIWLHQQENKALKVLLIILMGLVVTMFWYLRYQAREFQQLSQGGSRSSNTSTSSQGEVTGQLIDVGEGEVRIGRISFNTDQVLGKGCEGTFVYRGVFDKRAVAVKRLLPECFTFADREVALLRESDAHAHVVRYYCTERDKQFRYIALELCSATLQDYVEKKLSFECQINAVEVLRQATLGLSHLHSMDIVHRDIKPHNVLLSMPTGSGEVRAMISDFGLSKKLNIGRVSFSRRSGVTGTDGWIAPEMINGERTTTSVDMFSLGCVFYYVLSKGYHPFGDMLRRQANILTGDYNLDLLDKVLPEEEVLVTKILIRAMISSKAHSRPPCETVLKYPMFWGKQSILNFLQDVSDHVESSSKEGIDHPLDKDARCVIRGDWRLHVCSMVAGDLRARRTYRGDRVSHLLRAIRNKKHHYRELEVEVRDSLGKLPDGFITYWISRFPLLLPHVWLQMQQFRQEDILQVYYPHSFTFNREDVSELLDDNDYVDEIPIEVDPELNGLFLKSKVYFDDNDKEKRIYRHGSPKKRVDWRSEQIEFRTRQDDIRMRDRHYRKDKKKEEIPVWSLPPQ